From a region of the Branchiostoma floridae strain S238N-H82 chromosome 13, Bfl_VNyyK, whole genome shotgun sequence genome:
- the LOC118429629 gene encoding uncharacterized protein LOC118429629, whose amino-acid sequence MDQSGARDERARRVDSMEPRLDMHVRKGGRQDKKTRVELSNVTTGTRVLASSCSCHALTMPNKTGRDPAIPYTGTPTAARDAAGDLPQEAGGSSRITGRSGRGRR is encoded by the exons ATGGACCAGAGCGGGGCGAGGGACGAGAGAGCCAGGAGAGTCGACAGCATGGAGCCGCGGCTGGATATGCACGTGCGAAAGGGCGGACGGCAGGACAAGAAGACCCGGGTGGAACTGTCGAAC GTCACAACGGGCACAAGAGTGTTGGCGAGTTCATGTTCATGCCATGCGTTAACCATGCCTAACAAGACGGGGCGCGATCCCGCCATACCCTACACAGGGACTCCTACAGCAGCGAGAGACGCCGCCGGAGATCTTCCCCAGGAAGCCGGTGGGTCCAGCCGCATCACCGGGAGGAGCGGGAGAGGACGTCGGTGA